The proteins below come from a single Prochlorococcus marinus CUG1415 genomic window:
- the leuS gene encoding leucine--tRNA ligase: MISPDKQYEADTNLYNPSEIEKKWQSIWTENNLYKTDELTENSDKFYALSMFPYPSGNLHMGHVRNYVITDLIARFQRFKGKSVLHPMGWDAFGLPAENAAIERGISPSVWTKKNISHMKSQLKLLGLSVDWDREFATCDENYYIWTQYLFLELYKAGLVYQKESEVNWDPIDNTVLANEQVDSEGKSWRSGAVVEKKLLKQWFLRITNYADELLKDLEKLDNWPERVKIMQDNWIGKSIGANINFNINTNPEKKITAFTTRPDTLFGVTYLAISVNHSLIKKITDQETIQDIENLKQYLKNNKNNELEKIGIKTSLIAINPVNSEPIPIWVASYVLDEYGTGAVMGVPAHDLRDFEFAKKNNIDIKQVIVKDKSEQSKELDNAYVENGYLINSNEYNGIANSIAKLKIAEEGVNNGWAENKIQYRLRDWLISRQRYWGCPIPIVNCKKCGTVPLNQSDLPVSLPKDIEISANKINALGNNNNWINTTCPKCGIAARKETDTMDTFMCSSWYFLRYPSSKCSTKPFEKNEINKWLPVDQYVGGVEHAILHLLYARFFTKALRDNELFDIDEPFKKLLTQGMVQAAAYKNNKTGKYVSPSDITDLSNPTDPIDNSKLEVLFEKMSKSKYNGIDPESVIKKYGADTARMFILFKAPPEKDLEWGDTDVEGQFRFLSRIWKLYINCAKDINSKSNSYPDKEKSLIKSMNIAIKEISNDILNNQFNTAISELMKFYNSLSNSINDINNNLKIDALKTFCILLAPFAPHIAEEIWHLIGFKKSVHLEHWPSFNAEALKEDSYELVIQVNGKVRDKVTINNDMSEDQIKELTLKRPNILKWTQDKEIRKIIIVKGKIMNIVV; the protein is encoded by the coding sequence AAAACAATTTATACAAAACCGATGAATTAACTGAGAATAGCGATAAATTTTATGCCTTATCAATGTTTCCCTACCCTTCAGGTAATCTTCATATGGGACATGTTAGGAATTATGTTATTACAGACTTAATAGCTCGATTCCAAAGGTTTAAGGGTAAATCTGTCTTACATCCAATGGGTTGGGACGCTTTTGGTTTGCCTGCTGAAAATGCTGCGATTGAAAGAGGAATTAGTCCAAGTGTCTGGACTAAAAAAAATATTTCTCATATGAAGTCACAATTAAAGCTTTTGGGACTATCAGTTGATTGGGATAGGGAATTTGCAACATGTGATGAAAATTATTATATTTGGACTCAATATCTATTTTTAGAGTTATACAAGGCAGGTCTTGTATATCAAAAGGAATCAGAAGTTAATTGGGATCCTATAGATAATACAGTCCTAGCGAATGAACAAGTTGACTCAGAGGGTAAATCTTGGAGATCTGGGGCAGTAGTTGAAAAAAAATTATTAAAGCAATGGTTTTTAAGAATTACTAATTATGCGGATGAGTTATTGAAGGATTTAGAAAAATTAGATAACTGGCCAGAAAGAGTAAAAATAATGCAAGATAATTGGATTGGAAAGTCAATTGGTGCAAATATTAATTTCAATATCAATACCAATCCAGAAAAGAAAATAACTGCATTTACAACAAGGCCAGATACTTTATTTGGAGTTACTTATTTAGCAATTTCTGTTAATCATTCATTAATTAAAAAAATTACTGATCAAGAAACTATACAAGATATAGAAAATCTTAAACAATATTTGAAAAATAATAAAAATAATGAACTTGAAAAAATTGGAATAAAAACTAGCTTAATAGCAATAAATCCAGTTAATTCTGAACCTATACCTATTTGGGTGGCTAGTTATGTTCTTGATGAATACGGTACAGGCGCTGTTATGGGTGTACCTGCTCATGATTTAAGGGATTTTGAGTTTGCTAAGAAAAACAATATAGATATTAAACAGGTAATAGTAAAGGATAAAAGTGAACAAAGTAAGGAGCTTGATAATGCTTATGTAGAAAATGGATATCTAATTAATTCAAATGAATACAATGGTATAGCAAATTCTATTGCTAAATTAAAAATTGCAGAGGAGGGAGTAAATAATGGATGGGCCGAAAATAAAATTCAATATCGTTTAAGAGATTGGTTAATATCTAGACAAAGATATTGGGGATGTCCGATACCCATCGTTAATTGCAAAAAATGTGGAACTGTTCCTTTAAACCAATCGGATTTGCCTGTTTCATTACCAAAAGATATAGAAATCTCCGCTAACAAGATTAATGCTTTAGGTAATAATAATAATTGGATAAATACAACATGTCCAAAATGTGGAATAGCGGCAAGAAAAGAAACTGATACTATGGACACTTTCATGTGTTCATCTTGGTATTTTTTAAGATACCCATCTTCAAAATGTTCAACTAAGCCATTTGAAAAGAATGAAATTAATAAGTGGTTACCTGTAGATCAATATGTTGGAGGAGTAGAGCATGCAATATTGCATTTGTTATATGCAAGATTTTTCACTAAAGCTTTACGAGATAATGAACTATTTGATATTGATGAACCTTTCAAAAAACTATTAACGCAAGGAATGGTTCAGGCCGCAGCCTATAAAAACAATAAAACTGGTAAATATGTTTCTCCTTCCGATATTACTGACTTATCAAATCCTACAGATCCAATTGACAATTCTAAACTCGAAGTTCTTTTCGAGAAGATGTCTAAGTCTAAATATAATGGAATAGACCCTGAATCAGTAATTAAAAAATATGGAGCAGATACAGCAAGAATGTTTATATTATTTAAAGCACCACCAGAAAAAGATTTGGAATGGGGAGATACAGATGTTGAAGGACAATTTAGATTTTTAAGTAGGATTTGGAAGCTTTATATAAATTGTGCAAAAGATATAAATAGTAAATCTAATTCCTATCCAGATAAAGAAAAAAGTTTAATAAAGTCAATGAATATTGCTATAAAAGAAATTTCAAATGACATATTAAATAACCAATTTAATACTGCGATTTCAGAACTAATGAAGTTTTATAATTCATTATCAAATTCCATTAATGACATAAACAATAATTTAAAAATTGATGCTTTAAAAACATTTTGTATTTTGTTGGCTCCATTTGCACCTCATATTGCAGAAGAAATATGGCATCTTATAGGATTTAAAAAATCTGTACATTTAGAACACTGGCCTTCCTTTAATGCCGAGGCACTAAAGGAAGATTCATATGAACTAGTAATACAAGTGAATGGAAAAGTTAGAGACAAAGTAACTATTAATAATGATATGAGTGAAGATCAAATTAAAGAATTGACTCTTAAAAGACCTAACATATTAAAATGGACTCAAGATAAGGAAATAAGAAAAATAATTATTGTTAAAGGAAAAATAATGAATATTGTTGTTTAA